From Denitrovibrio acetiphilus DSM 12809, the proteins below share one genomic window:
- a CDS encoding 5'-nucleotidase: MPIDLNNILVVGISSRALFDLEKENSIFENEPLGKYIEYQRDNENTVLSKGTAFPLIEALLKLNNLFDGEKVVEVIVMSRNSPDTGLRILNSIKHYGLDIIRSAFSGGEPLSPYLESFKVDLFLSKDEGDVQYAIDNGVAAALLYAPPKDYEPDTEHIRIAFDADAVIFSDESEQIYKEHGLEAFQKHESENEDNPIPPGNFMNFLEILSRIQNKCGIDNSPLKVAIVTARSFPANIRIIKTLRSLGVYVNESFFLGGLPKDEVLKAFRPHIFFDDQDVHAGPASQHVPSGRVPYKSNPKLKK, from the coding sequence GTGCCAATTGACTTAAATAATATTCTGGTGGTTGGTATATCTTCGAGGGCACTGTTTGATCTTGAGAAAGAGAACAGTATCTTCGAGAATGAGCCACTGGGCAAATATATTGAATATCAGCGTGACAATGAGAATACTGTCCTTTCGAAAGGGACAGCGTTCCCTCTGATAGAGGCACTTTTGAAGCTGAATAACCTATTTGACGGCGAGAAAGTAGTCGAAGTTATCGTCATGTCCAGAAACAGCCCTGATACAGGTCTGCGCATACTCAATAGTATAAAGCATTATGGTCTGGATATCATTAGATCAGCGTTTTCCGGCGGTGAGCCTCTGTCCCCATATCTAGAGTCATTCAAGGTTGACCTCTTTCTGTCAAAAGACGAGGGTGATGTTCAGTACGCCATAGACAATGGCGTGGCAGCTGCTCTCCTATACGCTCCGCCCAAAGATTATGAACCGGATACTGAGCATATAAGAATCGCCTTTGATGCTGATGCTGTAATCTTTTCCGATGAGTCGGAACAGATATACAAAGAACATGGGCTGGAAGCTTTTCAGAAGCACGAATCAGAAAATGAAGACAATCCTATCCCTCCGGGAAACTTCATGAATTTCCTTGAGATTTTGTCAAGAATCCAAAATAAATGCGGCATAGACAATTCACCGCTGAAAGTGGCGATAGTAACTGCAAGAAGCTTTCCGGCAAACATCCGCATAATCAAGACACTCCGCAGCCTAGGGGTATATGTGAATGAATCATTCTTCCTCGGCGGCCTGCCGAAAGATGAAGTATTAAAAGCATTTCGTCCGCACATATTCTTTGATGATCAGGATGTACACGCCGGTCCCGCATCGCAGCACGTACCTTCGGGCAGAGTTCCCTACAAGTCAAATCCTAAACTTAAGAAATGA
- a CDS encoding IS3 family transposase (programmed frameshift) has translation MKKSRFTETQIISILNEADAGMLVKDICRKHGISDATYYNWKSKYGGMTASDLKKMKDMEQELSQLKKMYADLALENKAMKDLIEKKPLRPQERRDAVTFLVNEHSLSVSQSCRCASLSRSAYYKPVVVNTDDILVINALNELVKKHSRWGFWKLFKVLRKKYPWNHKRVYRVYCQMKLNQKRRAKKRLPKRENNSLFVPELPNQVWSADFVSDSLYSGKRFRTFNIIDDCNREAVHIEIDTSLTSRRLISVFEKISLERGLPEVLRCDNGPEFLGAEFVSWAEDAGMKIMYIQPGKPNQNAYIERFNRTYRTEVLDLYLFDNLAEVREVTYWWMIEYNEERPHDALDDMTPIEYMMKKQKTLV, from the exons TTGAAGAAATCACGATTCACCGAAACACAGATCATCTCGATTCTTAACGAAGCGGATGCCGGAATGCTGGTAAAAGATATCTGCCGTAAGCATGGTATATCTGACGCAACATATTACAACTGGAAATCTAAATACGGAGGCATGACTGCATCTGATCTTAAAAAGATGAAAGATATGGAGCAGGAGCTTTCTCAGCTAAAAAAGATGTATGCAGACCTCGCTTTAGAAAATAAAGCAATGAAGGACTTAATAGAAAAAAAGC CTCTAAGGCCGCAGGAAAGACGTGATGCTGTTACTTTCTTGGTAAATGAGCATAGTCTTTCTGTTTCACAGAGCTGCCGTTGTGCAAGTCTCTCAAGGTCGGCCTATTATAAGCCTGTTGTTGTTAATACAGACGATATTCTTGTGATAAATGCGCTGAATGAACTTGTAAAGAAGCACTCTCGTTGGGGCTTCTGGAAGCTCTTTAAGGTGCTTAGGAAGAAGTATCCTTGGAATCATAAACGAGTCTACAGGGTTTACTGCCAGATGAAGCTTAATCAGAAGCGCAGGGCAAAGAAAAGACTGCCTAAAAGGGAGAATAATTCTCTGTTTGTGCCAGAACTGCCTAATCAGGTTTGGTCAGCAGACTTTGTAAGTGACAGCCTGTATTCTGGAAAAAGATTCAGGACGTTTAATATCATAGACGATTGCAACAGGGAAGCAGTGCACATTGAGATAGATACTTCTCTTACAAGCAGAAGGCTTATCAGCGTATTTGAGAAGATCAGCCTAGAGAGAGGATTACCGGAAGTACTTAGATGCGATAATGGCCCAGAGTTTCTGGGGGCAGAGTTCGTGTCTTGGGCTGAAGATGCTGGAATGAAGATTATGTATATCCAGCCAGGCAAACCGAACCAGAACGCCTACATAGAGAGATTTAACAGAACTTATCGTACTGAGGTTCTTGACCTGTATCTGTTTGATAATTTAGCAGAGGTAAGGGAAGTTACCTACTGGTGGATGATTGAGTACAACGAGGAACGTCCACACGATGCTCTTGACGATATGACACCGATAGAATATATGATGAAGAAACAGAAAACTCTAGTTTAG
- a CDS encoding phosphate/phosphite/phosphonate ABC transporter substrate-binding protein: MYAILYTQAKFLIRKLRNFALAFILLSLLSCYNQETVVNVNEVILPPKKNISSNTLYIGFDLRWKPVDDVKFYIPLVNYLSQETGYDIKIKVPSDYYKNIQMLGDGDLDISIMGSVSCLIAQKRYGASPLLVGLNEDKQPFYKSAIIVKKGQSEINQISDVKGKVFAFGNRFSTQGYLIPRHMLENINVQMSDIIYEFSSSHDEAAKKVINGIVSAGAIQDKLAIKLANQRMVDILSFSQPYPSSTICISPLSDADKMNKIKSALLRLIPLENVPFVEAGWNMTEMAGGYVDAADIDFSSISTLIRKYSLAK; this comes from the coding sequence ATGTATGCTATCTTATATACACAAGCTAAATTTCTGATACGCAAACTACGTAATTTTGCATTAGCTTTCATTCTGCTCTCACTGCTTTCTTGCTATAATCAAGAGACCGTTGTTAACGTTAATGAGGTAATTCTTCCTCCTAAGAAGAACATCTCTAGCAACACCCTATATATTGGGTTTGACTTGCGCTGGAAGCCTGTTGATGATGTCAAATTCTATATCCCGTTAGTAAATTACCTTTCACAAGAGACAGGGTACGATATTAAAATCAAAGTTCCTTCAGATTATTATAAAAACATTCAAATGTTAGGGGATGGAGATTTGGACATCTCTATTATGGGGTCTGTCAGCTGTCTTATTGCTCAGAAAAGATACGGAGCTTCCCCTTTACTGGTAGGACTTAATGAAGATAAACAGCCTTTTTACAAATCAGCAATTATTGTCAAGAAAGGTCAATCTGAGATTAACCAGATAAGTGATGTAAAAGGTAAAGTCTTTGCGTTTGGCAATCGTTTTTCTACTCAAGGATATTTGATTCCTAGACATATGCTTGAGAATATTAATGTGCAAATGTCAGATATAATTTATGAATTCTCCTCTTCCCACGATGAAGCCGCTAAAAAGGTCATAAACGGAATAGTGAGTGCCGGGGCAATCCAAGATAAATTAGCAATTAAATTAGCTAACCAAAGAATGGTCGATATCCTTAGTTTTTCACAGCCTTACCCATCCAGCACTATCTGTATATCCCCACTATCTGATGCAGATAAAATGAATAAAATTAAATCTGCTCTATTACGGCTTATCCCATTAGAAAATGTTCCTTTTGTGGAAGCAGGTTGGAACATGACCGAAATGGCTGGAGGGTATGTTGATGCAGCAGATATAGATTTTTCAAGCATCTCGACTCTAATCAGAAAGTATAGTTTAGCCAAATGA
- a CDS encoding sensor histidine kinase → MKKEATLLGTAFANTVRSYMADMVLLGDYYKATGLVHQLVKENSFIGYIYILGEHKEIFTHSFNELTDVEKLTYSNPVIKLESVQLVRFRDKIYRDIGIKMIDGIDYEIHIGVKENNIIDAFNRTISSFVIACIVIAIFAAFISYFISGYIIKPIITIVDFSHNLIDHKFGIQLPLKGSTDIHRLTQNMNTLSLELKHYEDQIQQDFREMLVVEKLNVLNNFKAGMLHEIKNATTALKLLVSSSSSEDFDEEDFNIIACEVNKIDHIMQSLFADMPEQLEVRIANIQNILSLTLEELKPLANAKSIKIHFIEKENIVLVKCYPILIQLMLSNLLDNALEAIGTFGNIYIEVETSEDGTSIEICDDGDGIDPLIIEKLCEPFYTTKKKGSGLGLYLVHNVTRLHNGSMSIKNKDNGDTVFKVILRGLS, encoded by the coding sequence ATGAAGAAGGAAGCAACTCTACTAGGAACAGCATTCGCAAATACAGTTAGAAGCTATATGGCTGATATGGTTTTGTTAGGAGATTATTATAAAGCGACAGGGTTGGTTCATCAGCTTGTTAAAGAAAACAGTTTTATTGGATATATTTATATTTTAGGAGAACATAAAGAGATATTTACGCATAGCTTTAACGAATTGACTGATGTAGAGAAACTTACATATTCAAACCCTGTCATTAAGTTAGAGAGTGTACAGTTGGTAAGGTTCAGAGACAAAATCTACCGAGATATCGGCATAAAAATGATTGACGGTATAGATTATGAAATCCATATAGGAGTTAAAGAGAATAATATTATTGATGCTTTTAACCGGACTATTTCGTCCTTTGTGATTGCATGTATTGTTATTGCGATATTTGCTGCATTTATTTCATATTTTATCAGTGGCTATATCATTAAACCTATTATTACAATTGTTGATTTCTCACATAATCTTATTGATCACAAGTTTGGCATTCAGCTCCCTTTAAAAGGGTCAACAGATATACACAGATTGACTCAAAATATGAACACTCTGTCTCTAGAGCTAAAACACTATGAAGATCAGATACAACAAGATTTCAGAGAAATGCTGGTTGTAGAAAAACTAAATGTTCTTAATAATTTTAAAGCTGGGATGCTTCACGAAATAAAAAACGCCACCACAGCATTAAAACTCTTAGTGAGTAGCTCCTCGTCTGAAGATTTTGATGAAGAAGATTTTAATATTATTGCATGTGAAGTTAATAAGATTGACCATATTATGCAAAGCTTATTCGCTGATATGCCTGAACAATTAGAAGTTCGTATTGCAAATATACAAAACATTTTAAGTCTCACACTTGAAGAGCTTAAACCGCTGGCTAATGCAAAATCGATTAAAATACATTTTATAGAAAAAGAAAATATTGTCCTTGTGAAGTGCTACCCTATACTAATCCAGCTTATGTTATCAAATTTATTAGATAACGCATTGGAAGCTATTGGAACTTTTGGTAATATTTATATAGAGGTTGAAACTTCAGAAGATGGAACCTCCATCGAGATATGTGATGACGGTGACGGTATTGACCCTTTGATAATTGAGAAACTTTGCGAACCTTTTTACACAACAAAGAAGAAAGGATCTGGGTTAGGACTATATTTGGTACACAACGTTACTCGACTACATAATGGTAGCATGAGTATTAAAAATAAAGACAACGGTGATACAGTTTTTAAAGTTATTCTGAGAGGGTTATCATAA
- a CDS encoding sigma-54-dependent transcriptional regulator yields MRILVVDDQHAICHSMKKSLGKLGHKVATLEDGCLVVETLLTTSFDLIFLDIKLGQENGIDILKQIKRMPSIGQVPVILMTAYNETDIAIESIKYGAADYILKPFDINDIENILLEVAKSNDDAAHSVCIENDGSFCKQALVGRSTPFVNILKEIGKIACNSIPVLILGETGTGKDMVGKAIHKFSNRSDKPYVAINCSSIPRDLLEAELFGYKKGAFTGAASDHMGKVELADNGILFLDEIGDMHPDLQAKLLRLLQEGSFYPVGGNELKTVNVRFIAATHQNIQQLVKRKEFREDLFFRLSGYTINIPPLRERIDDIEPLVIHFIQKYAEKPIHIAPESIEKLQQYRYPGNVRELENIMRRALLESSNNIISERNICFNKSEISELYETSISSFETTVDMSSGDGIIPLQKVTKNFQKIYVSNVFSQYDKNQLQAAAALKISRNTLRKILDL; encoded by the coding sequence ATGCGTATTCTTGTAGTTGATGATCAACATGCAATTTGCCATTCAATGAAGAAGAGCCTTGGAAAGTTAGGACATAAAGTTGCGACATTAGAAGATGGCTGTTTGGTGGTAGAAACTTTGTTGACCACCAGCTTTGATTTAATCTTTCTTGATATCAAACTAGGTCAGGAGAATGGGATTGATATTTTAAAACAGATAAAAAGGATGCCTAGCATAGGGCAGGTTCCAGTTATTTTGATGACCGCCTATAACGAAACCGATATTGCAATCGAGTCGATTAAATATGGCGCAGCTGACTATATTCTTAAACCTTTTGATATTAATGATATAGAAAATATCCTTCTGGAAGTTGCCAAGAGTAATGACGATGCAGCCCACTCTGTATGTATAGAAAATGATGGCTCTTTTTGTAAGCAAGCGTTAGTCGGAAGGTCTACTCCATTTGTTAATATTCTTAAAGAGATTGGTAAGATAGCATGCAATTCTATTCCAGTATTGATTTTAGGTGAAACAGGAACTGGAAAAGACATGGTAGGAAAAGCAATTCATAAGTTTTCAAATCGCAGTGATAAACCTTATGTGGCTATAAATTGTAGCAGCATCCCAAGGGATCTACTCGAAGCTGAGCTTTTTGGCTATAAAAAAGGAGCTTTTACCGGAGCAGCCAGCGATCATATGGGTAAGGTAGAGCTTGCCGATAATGGAATACTCTTTCTTGATGAGATTGGGGATATGCACCCAGATCTTCAGGCTAAACTTTTGAGACTGCTTCAAGAAGGAAGTTTCTATCCCGTTGGTGGAAATGAATTAAAGACTGTAAATGTTCGTTTCATTGCTGCAACTCACCAAAATATCCAGCAGTTGGTCAAACGAAAAGAATTCAGAGAAGATCTTTTTTTCAGACTTAGTGGCTACACAATTAATATACCTCCACTAAGGGAGCGTATAGATGACATAGAACCGCTTGTAATACACTTTATTCAAAAATACGCAGAAAAACCAATACATATCGCTCCAGAAAGTATTGAGAAGCTACAACAGTATAGATATCCGGGTAACGTCCGAGAGCTTGAAAATATCATGCGAAGGGCATTATTAGAATCTTCAAATAATATCATCTCTGAACGTAATATCTGCTTTAACAAAAGCGAAATATCTGAGTTATATGAAACCAGTATTAGTTCATTTGAAACGACTGTTGATATGTCTTCTGGAGATGGAATCATACCTCTACAGAAAGTTACTAAAAACTTCCAGAAAATTTACGTCTCCAACGTTTTTTCTCAATACGATAAAAATCAGCTTCAGGCTGCTGCTGCATTAAAAATATCACGTAATACCTTACGGAAAATTCTCGACCTCTAA
- a CDS encoding molybdopterin-containing oxidoreductase family protein encodes MKINRRNFLKTSAGLVAGATVTMKAGNVFAKITSQEAGIIKESLKGYNKVFSACAMCPAECGLEYWEKGGDLKKIYGNKDVPMNDGTSCAKAAAIPQLVYSPYRIKHPMIRTGERGEGKFKKVSWDEAIDFLAKRMIKLKKQYGAESMLMDTGDVTDRDQYYRLAFGFGTPNCCEHGAICDVPRRHGPKLILGGKRIQPDVMRPLLIRGEDGKLTKPYEYQTKLIIYNGWNPFVATRIYYENRGTVEAKLSGCKVVVIDPSYSNTATAADEWLAPTAGTDGDLFGAMLRYILENDNPKKADRKYIDWNMKQYVLGWDEFINEFKSWWKKKDPINGLTYFSTTWAADRTGIDEYKIKKLAHDFGITKPAALVWGMQSPGHHYNGYCASIIGTVLNVITGNLDVPGGAIDTETVKASKGASATAKHFKKRKLKRRVNGKIVEGEMEHLQKDHYGDQYPSAWDDVVADIPDRIRKGVNIEYGPFKGHKYAFKMFFLRTGNTVMTASNTEDWKKALTEKDKNGNYKLELMTVIDSVFLESALYADIILPEASFVERMSLSDIYPSHAVLYLRDEVIKPLYDSKKPTDIMNLLAKKLYALGDRDIRPEDFWERYANEEDFVNDMLTQSPKMKNIGRPLPYPKYPEGYTIIGTPDSLESGIGVTVDHNKKLIKGDLLTVEWYRKNQGVAVWPMSYYRYKKSDSEKPNLAYPKTDSKMIEFVWDYEKDGKRSGRYAGYNKLIEASQVVPAGMQEIGFTKYPKTFYWFETKWNPYTNPDYSKYQKEYPFQVINGRVHHAMTGTQMATFLSQVKVEGTWHPMNEEFKDVNVEGVQSPKPGQIVKEHTFKKDTFSIGTIWMNETDGKDMGFKMGDLVKMTNPLGASTKGKLFLSGGIRPKVVKISFGTGGRFSKGIGPLYKARNYTADPNMLTDPNARSPFMGFPAFADMIVKIEKV; translated from the coding sequence ATGAAAATTAACAGAAGAAATTTCTTAAAAACATCTGCTGGACTTGTTGCAGGGGCGACTGTCACAATGAAAGCAGGAAACGTCTTTGCAAAAATAACCAGTCAAGAGGCTGGTATCATAAAAGAATCACTCAAAGGATACAATAAAGTTTTTAGTGCATGCGCCATGTGCCCTGCTGAGTGTGGTCTTGAATACTGGGAAAAAGGCGGTGACCTTAAAAAGATCTACGGTAACAAAGATGTTCCAATGAACGATGGAACTTCTTGTGCAAAAGCAGCGGCTATTCCTCAATTGGTTTATTCACCTTATCGTATCAAACACCCAATGATCCGTACTGGTGAGCGAGGCGAAGGAAAATTTAAAAAGGTTTCATGGGATGAAGCAATCGATTTCCTTGCAAAAAGAATGATAAAACTTAAAAAGCAATACGGCGCTGAATCTATGTTAATGGATACTGGGGATGTTACCGACAGAGACCAGTATTATCGTTTAGCCTTTGGTTTTGGGACACCTAACTGCTGCGAGCATGGAGCAATTTGCGACGTTCCAAGAAGGCATGGTCCTAAATTGATACTAGGTGGCAAGCGTATACAGCCTGACGTCATGAGACCTCTATTAATTAGAGGGGAAGATGGTAAGCTAACTAAGCCTTACGAGTATCAGACAAAGCTCATTATCTATAACGGATGGAACCCATTCGTTGCGACACGTATCTACTACGAAAATAGAGGTACTGTAGAAGCAAAACTCAGTGGCTGCAAAGTTGTTGTGATTGATCCATCTTACTCGAATACAGCAACTGCTGCTGATGAGTGGTTAGCACCAACAGCAGGAACAGACGGCGATCTTTTTGGCGCAATGCTCAGGTATATTCTAGAAAATGACAACCCTAAAAAAGCTGACAGAAAATATATTGACTGGAATATGAAACAATATGTTTTAGGCTGGGATGAATTCATTAATGAGTTTAAATCATGGTGGAAAAAGAAAGACCCTATCAATGGTCTAACATACTTTTCTACAACTTGGGCAGCTGACAGGACTGGAATCGATGAGTATAAAATTAAAAAATTGGCTCATGATTTTGGTATTACCAAGCCAGCAGCATTAGTTTGGGGTATGCAGTCTCCTGGACACCATTATAACGGCTACTGCGCGTCTATAATTGGTACTGTACTAAATGTAATTACAGGAAATCTCGATGTCCCTGGCGGTGCCATCGATACTGAAACTGTAAAAGCAAGTAAAGGTGCTAGCGCAACAGCTAAACATTTTAAAAAGCGGAAGCTGAAGCGCAGAGTAAATGGAAAGATCGTAGAAGGAGAAATGGAACATCTTCAGAAAGACCACTATGGAGATCAATACCCTTCTGCTTGGGATGATGTTGTCGCTGATATCCCTGACAGAATCAGAAAAGGCGTCAATATTGAATACGGGCCTTTCAAAGGGCATAAATATGCGTTCAAGATGTTTTTCCTTAGAACAGGAAATACTGTTATGACCGCTTCTAATACGGAAGACTGGAAAAAAGCACTGACAGAAAAGGATAAAAACGGCAATTATAAGCTTGAGCTTATGACCGTTATAGACAGTGTTTTCCTAGAAAGTGCACTGTATGCAGACATAATTTTGCCTGAAGCAAGTTTTGTGGAGCGTATGTCACTCAGCGATATATACCCTTCCCATGCAGTCCTTTATCTCAGAGATGAAGTGATCAAACCTTTGTATGATTCTAAAAAACCGACAGATATTATGAACCTGTTAGCCAAGAAACTCTATGCTCTTGGTGATAGAGACATAAGACCTGAAGACTTTTGGGAAAGATATGCAAACGAAGAGGATTTTGTAAATGACATGCTCACACAATCTCCTAAAATGAAGAATATAGGCAGACCTCTTCCGTATCCTAAATATCCAGAAGGATATACTATAATAGGTACTCCTGATTCACTTGAAAGCGGCATTGGAGTGACTGTTGACCACAATAAGAAATTGATCAAAGGCGACTTGTTAACAGTTGAGTGGTATCGCAAAAATCAAGGCGTTGCTGTATGGCCAATGAGCTATTATCGTTATAAAAAATCAGATTCTGAGAAACCAAACTTAGCATATCCTAAGACAGATAGTAAAATGATTGAGTTTGTATGGGATTATGAAAAAGATGGCAAAAGATCTGGTAGGTACGCAGGCTACAACAAGCTTATTGAAGCATCACAAGTTGTACCAGCAGGTATGCAAGAGATTGGCTTTACCAAGTATCCAAAAACTTTCTACTGGTTCGAGACCAAGTGGAATCCGTATACCAATCCAGATTACAGCAAATACCAGAAGGAATATCCATTCCAAGTTATCAACGGCAGGGTACACCATGCGATGACTGGGACTCAAATGGCTACTTTCCTTTCACAGGTCAAAGTGGAGGGAACTTGGCACCCTATGAACGAAGAATTTAAGGATGTTAATGTCGAAGGTGTTCAATCTCCGAAACCTGGTCAAATAGTGAAAGAACATACTTTTAAAAAAGACACTTTTTCTATCGGAACCATCTGGATGAATGAAACAGATGGTAAGGATATGGGTTTTAAAATGGGCGATTTGGTCAAGATGACAAACCCTTTAGGAGCCTCCACTAAAGGAAAGTTATTTTTGTCCGGCGGTATTAGACCAAAAGTGGTCAAAATATCATTTGGAACAGGGGGGAGATTTAGCAAAGGTATAGGACCTCTGTACAAAGCTAGAAACTACACTGCTGATCCGAATATGCTCACTGATCCAAATGCTAGAAGCCCATTTATGGGATTCCCAGCATTTGCGGATATGATAGTGAAGATCGAAAAGGTGTAA
- a CDS encoding 4Fe-4S dicluster domain-containing protein: MSRQYAFIVDLRKCVGCGGCQVTCKQENEVPFVGFRSRVEYVDAGKYPNPVRHFVPKLCNNCDDAPCIAACPTGATFKMENGIVAVNRDTCIGCGRCAEMCPYGARYLNQNLSIKNDPAKYPNVEEVRGKSKSSLHPVDKCDFCYHRIAADIEEPTCVRNCPAHARYFGDLNDPNSKVSQLLKDNPTIKWADYFGTKPRVSYIAKDIKVFEMADELINEGE; this comes from the coding sequence ATGAGCAGACAATATGCATTTATTGTAGACCTGAGAAAATGTGTAGGTTGTGGCGGATGCCAAGTAACCTGTAAGCAAGAGAATGAGGTTCCTTTTGTAGGGTTCAGATCTCGTGTGGAATACGTGGACGCCGGTAAATACCCTAATCCCGTAAGACACTTTGTGCCAAAGCTGTGTAACAATTGTGATGATGCCCCTTGCATCGCAGCATGCCCTACCGGAGCAACATTCAAAATGGAAAATGGTATTGTTGCTGTTAATAGAGATACTTGTATCGGCTGTGGCAGATGTGCGGAAATGTGTCCATACGGTGCACGATATCTTAATCAAAATCTTTCGATAAAAAATGATCCAGCAAAATATCCTAATGTAGAGGAAGTGAGAGGAAAATCAAAAAGTTCTCTACACCCTGTTGATAAGTGTGATTTTTGTTACCATAGGATTGCAGCAGACATTGAAGAGCCTACTTGCGTAAGGAACTGCCCTGCTCATGCAAGATATTTTGGGGATTTAAACGACCCTAACAGCAAAGTTTCTCAACTACTCAAAGATAACCCTACTATCAAATGGGCTGACTATTTTGGAACAAAACCACGTGTCAGCTATATCGCAAAAGATATTAAAGTCTTTGAGATGGCAGATGAACTGATAAACGAGGGGGAATAA
- a CDS encoding TorD/DmsD family molecular chaperone, whose protein sequence is MNSVRKNIHFDLIINVLKDVPSKEFLINIVQSQADNLSSADDKLVNEIADEINCLGVDDAAEKYNEEYLKLFSQPSQFSTIPVASYYLDEKKLLYSDISLRLRDLYADFLFQVLPPYTEDHIVPLLVFMNEIDKSKKDQFMDDYIYSWVPEFLEQVIEATNYKYFSNSAKIIKNII, encoded by the coding sequence ATGAATAGCGTACGAAAGAACATACATTTTGATTTAATTATCAATGTATTAAAGGATGTCCCCAGTAAAGAATTCCTAATTAATATTGTTCAAAGTCAAGCAGACAATCTAAGTAGTGCTGATGATAAATTAGTAAATGAAATCGCTGACGAGATAAATTGTTTAGGTGTAGATGACGCAGCAGAGAAATATAACGAAGAATATCTTAAATTATTTTCTCAACCTTCGCAGTTTTCTACAATTCCTGTTGCATCCTATTATCTGGACGAGAAGAAGCTCTTATATTCGGATATTTCTCTGAGATTAAGAGACCTATATGCAGACTTTTTATTTCAAGTGTTGCCCCCTTATACAGAAGACCACATTGTCCCTTTATTGGTTTTTATGAACGAAATTGATAAGAGTAAGAAAGATCAATTTATGGATGATTACATCTATAGCTGGGTTCCTGAATTTTTGGAGCAGGTGATAGAAGCTACTAATTATAAATATTTTTCTAACTCAGCAAAAATAATTAAGAATATAATATAA